A window of the Canis lupus baileyi chromosome 1, mCanLup2.hap1, whole genome shotgun sequence genome harbors these coding sequences:
- the LOC140604215 gene encoding interferon-inducible GTPase 5-like, with the protein MASRVFQSNFTWSKILELWRDTSALKGAFEVGDLPTVATKLQATLHLPENARLDTGITGGTGSGKSTFVNAIRGLGDEDPRSAYTGVVEMSVDPTPYAHPKYPNVVIWDLLGIDTPTFQAKKYLQQVLLDRYDFLLLITLESFTAHHTQLACEILQQGKRFYFIRFKVDVDMRPHAAGAPAPFQRKEHSARPGRTVGNGWKWGA; encoded by the exons ATGGCGAGCAGAGTTTTCCAGTCAAACTTCACCTGGTCCAAGATACTGGAGCTATGGAGGGACACCAGTGCTCTGAAGGGAGCCTTTGAGGTGGGGGACCTGCCAACAGTAGCCACCAAGCTGCAGGCCACACTTCACTTGCCGGAGAACGCCAGGCTGGACACTGGCATTACTGGGGGCACAGGCTCAGGCAAGTCGACCTTTGTCAATGCCATCAGGGGGCTGGGAGACGAGGACCCCAGATCAGCCTACACGGGCGTGGTGGAAATGTCGGTGGACCCCACACCATATGCACACCCTAAGTACCCCAACGTTGTCATCTGGGACCTGCTGGGCATTGACACGCCCACCTTCCAAGCCAAAAAATACCTCCAGCAGGTGCTGCTGGACCGTTAtgacttcctcctcctcatcacctTGGAGAGCTTCACTGCCCACCATACCCAGCTAGCCTGTGAGATCCTGCAGCAGGGCAAGCGCTTCTACTTCATCCGCTTCAAGGTGGACGTGGACATGCGGCCTCATGCAGCCGGCGCCCCAGCACCTTTTCAGAGGAAAGAGCACTCAGCCAGACCCGGGAGGACTGTTGGCAACGGCTGGAAG TGGGGGGCGTGA